Part of the Brevibacillus brevis genome is shown below.
ATTTTGATTTCTTTTGCCTTGGCGTGGCCGAGTTTGTCCGTGTTTTCAAAAATCGCTTTCGTCACTTTGTACACCAGGTCTTCGCTCAGGTCTGCGCGAATGACCAACATGGATTTCACGGATACGGTAGTGACTTCTTCAGGTACCGTTTGGTAGGTGTTCGCAGGAACCGTTGTTTTTACATAGAACGGATACTTGGCGATGATCGCATCGATCTTGTCCGCATCGATCGGGATGATTTTTACCCCGGTAGTTGCAGCCAGCTCTGTGATCGCAGCAGTTGGGGTTCCCGCTGTTTGGAAGGCGGCATCCAGCTGTCCGTCCTGAATCGCTTTCGACGAGTCAGCGAACGACAGGCGTTGCAGCTGCGTGTCTTCGAAGGTCAAGCCATACGCTTCCAAAATTTGCTTGGCGTTCATTTCGGTACCGCTGCCTGGCGCCCCGACGGAAACGCGCTTGCCTTTCAGATCGGCTACGCTCTTGATGTTGCTGTCTTTCGCCACCACGATCTGGATCGTCTCGTCGTAGAGAGCGCCCAAAGCCTGGAAGGATTCGATCTTGCCGTCCTGTTCGAACATGTTGGTGCCTTTGGACGCGTATTCAGCGATATCGTTTTGGGTGAAGGCAATATCCGCTTTCTTGTCGCGCAACAGACGGATGTTCTCTGCCGATGCGCCTGTCGCTTGGGCGGTAGCGGTAATACCGGCGTTTTTGGTGATTTGTTCGGCCATTCCGCCGCCGAGCGGGTAGTAGGTGCCGCCTGTACCGCCTGTGGCGATGATCAGTTGGGACGGGTCGTTGCTGCCGCCGCTGGCATTGCCGCCTTGGCCGCCTTGAGCGCTGCCGCCTCCGCCGCCACATGCCGTCACGAGCGACATGGTCAGCAGGAGGGTCAGAGAAAGGAGCAGACTGCGTTTTTTCATGGAAATTCCCCCTTATCTAAATATGTAATGGTTGCAGATAGCTGCCTACTCTGAATAACCAGAATAATCAGTAGCGTTTTCGGGAAGAAAGGCGCTATCTCATGGAAGTGTAAGCGCATACCTATAAAAAACTACAAAAAACTATAAAAGAATATAGTAAAATAGATGTCGAAACCTGTATGGGAAAATTTTGCTCCCCTGGGGCAGGAGGATTGTGAGCCACTACCGATGAGAGAGAACTTCTACATTCTATTAGTCATGCTGCTCACCGTCCCGATCGCGGGCGAACTCAAGTTTCATCCCTTCCAGGACGATTTTCGCATCAGTTTTGGGACGACGGCTTTTTTCTTTTTGCTTCTGTGGCTGAGGCCCTCCTTTATAGCGGGGCTTTTGACGGGGGCGACCGTCGTGCTGTTTCGCATCTTGCTGGACTGGATGTCGCTGGACGCCTTCGATTTTGTCCGTTCGTTTCACTCGCACTTGCCCGCCTTCTTCTTTTACGCCACGTTTGCCGGATTGTTTTCCCTCTTTCGGGTCAACCGGTTTCACCATTTGCCGCTTTGGGTAGGTCTACTCGGGACCGCCGCCGAGATCGGAGCCAACCTGGTCGAGCTCTCGTTTCGCTCGTCTTCGTGGGGAAGTGTGCTGCATCTCTCCGTCATCGGGCCGATCGCAGCCATCGCGCTGATTCGCAGCTTTTTTGTCCTCAGCTTTTTCAACATCATTCAACTGCGCCAGGCCAAATGGATGGAGAGTCAGCAGCGAAACCGCAACGAGCGCATCCTGATGCTGATTTCCAATCTGTACGAGGAATCGGTCCACCTGAAAAAGACGCTGCAGCAGGTCGAGGACATCACCCGGGATTGCTACGATCTCTACCGGAAAATAAAAGAACAGGTGCCGGACGGCTGGGGGGACGGCTTCTCCAAGCAGGCGTTGTCGATCGCCGGTCAGGTGCACGAGGTGAAAAAGGACAACCAGCGCATTTACGCAGGGCTCTCCAAGCTCATCTCCGATCAGAACGAACGTGACTATATGGCCATGGGCGAGCTGATTGCCGTGACCGTTCGCGCTCATGAAAAGTACGCCAGACTGCTGGGCAAGACCATCCGTTTCGAGGCGGAGGTGGCTGCTCCGTATTTGGCTTGCCACATTTACACGACCTTGTCGCTGCTCAACAACCTCGTGGCCAATGCTGTCGAAGCGATCCAGGACAAAGGAACGGTGTCGATTCGAGCATCCTTGTCGGAATCGCGGCAATGGATTCAATTTTCTGTGTCCGATGACGGACCGGGGATTCAGGTGAAGGATAGGGAGCTGCTATTCATGCCCGGCTTCACCACCAAGTACGATGTTTCGGGCAAACCGTCTACAGGCATCGGCCTCTGTTATGTAAAGGAAGTCATCGACAACCTGCAAGGACACATCGACATTTCGGACGAGCGGGAAGGGCGTGGCACCTGCTTTCTCCTGCGGCTGCCGATTGCCAGTCTTGTTCAGAAAGGGTGAAAACATGCGTTACTTCATTACCGATGACGATCCGGCCGTCCGCTCGATGCTGGCGCACATCATCGAGGACGCCGACCTGGGGGAAGTGTGCGGGGAGGCGGAGGATGGCTCCCAAATCGACCGGGACTTTCTGGAGTGGAAGCGGGCGGACATTCTCCTGATTGACCTCCTGATGCCAAACCGCGATGGGATCGAGACGGTGCGCCAGCTGCAGGATTACAGCGGGAAGATCGTGATGATCTCGCAGATCGAGTCCAAAGAGATGATCGCAGAAGCGTATTCGCTCGGCATCGAATACTACATCACCAAGCCGGTCAATCGGCTCGAGGTGATCAGCGTGTTGCAAAAAGTGCGGGAGCGAATTTTGCTGCAGCAGTCGATCGAAGGCATCCAAAGATCGCTCAGCGTCCTTTCCGGCCATGCCGCTGCGCCTAAAAAGGAACCGGTTTACAAGGAGCAAAGCATCGGGAGCTCGGCGCGTTTTTTGCTTACCGAACTGGGGGTGATCAGCGAAGCCGGCAGCAGAGATCTGCTCGATATGATGGAATATTTGCACCGTTGGGAAAAAGGAAAGGCTCCGGAGGATTCGTTTCCTTCGCTTAAGGAGATCTTTCAGCGAGTGGCCGCAAGCAAGCTGGGGACGGAGAACGCGGCCCTGGTGCAAAAAGAGGTAAAGGCTGCGGAGCAGAGGGTCAGGCGTGCCATTTACCAGGCGTTGACCCATTTGGCCTCCCTCGGGCTGACGGACTACTCGAACCCCAAATTCGAGACGTACGCCGCGACCTTCTTTGATTTTACCGAGGTCCGCAAGCGCATGCGCGAGCTGGAATCGCAGCAGGAGTCGGCTCTCTCGAATGCCAAGATCAACACGAAAAAATTCATGTTCGTCCTCTATATGGAGTCCAAGCGCAGACTCGGGTAAACCAATTGCTCTTTTGGTGCACAGCAGCAAATGTGGTAAGATATCACTATTGTTGTGTTGGGAGGGAAACAAGTGAGCGAACTGCGTAATCCATGGCAGCTACTATACCGAGTCTATCGCCATGTGCTACCTGTGCTGGAGCGGGAGTTTGCGGCTTGGTACCAGAGGGCGCAGGCCATTCCCAATCCCGAGTTGCGGAAACAGGCGCTGGATAGTATGAATACAAAGAAATTTCATTGCCAGGGCGGATCGGTGTACGCCGCCCAGGTCGTTCCGTTCGTGGAGACCGTCGTCCCTCTGATTGTGGCTTACCAGACGATCAGCGATTATTTGGACAACCTCTGCGACCGCAGTACCTCCCTGGATCCCGAAGACTTTCGGCAGCTGCACGTATCGATGCAGGATGCTCTGACCCCAGGAGCCCCGCTGCGGGACTACTATCAGTATCGAGAAGACAAGGATGACGGCGGCTACCTGGCTGCCTTGGTGGAGACCTGCCAGAAGCATGCGGCCCGGTTGCCGGGATACGCCAAGATTCAGGCGAAGGTCGTGGAGTTCTCCTGCCTGTACAGCGACCTCCAGGTGTACAAGCACATCGCCCCGCAATTGCGGGAGGGAGAGCTCTTGAGATGGTGGGGCAAATACCAGGAGCGGTACGACGAGCTGTACTGGCAGGAATTTGCGGCGGTGACAGGCTCGACGATCGGCATTTTTGCTCTGTTTTGCCTGGCAACGCAGCCGGATGTTCCGGATGAGCAGATTCGCCGGGTGAGCGAGGCGTATTTCCCTTGGATGTGCGGATTACATATCTTGCTCGACTATTTGATCGATCTGGAGGAAGACAGGCTGGGCGGGGATTTGAACTTCGTCAGCTACTATGAATCGGAGCGGGACGCGACGGAGCGGCTGCAATACTTCATGAAACAAGCAAAGGCAAGCGTCAGACGCTTGCCAAATCCTTCATTTCACCGTATGATCGTGGACGGGCTCATTGCATTCTACCTCGCGGATCGCAAGGTAAACCGTAGTCAGCCACGTATTTACACCATTGCAAAGCAGTTGTTAAAACAGGCGAAAGGCTTGCCGTCGATCCTGTTTTACGTGAATAGTTTGCTTGTGAGAAGGTAACGGAGAAGGGGTCAGCGCAAATGCTTGCGCTTGTACGAAAAGCCATATCCCATCAAAGAGAAGGCAACGATGATACAGCCAAGGATACCGAGGGGACTTTTCTCCCCGATGGCAATGCCCACTCCGATGAGACAGGCGGTTACGCAAATTGCCAGAGCTAATGTTACCATTTGATAACGATTCATCGGACTGTAACCTCCTATCTGTCAATGTTCCCATTATACCTTATTTTCCGCGAAATACATCCAGGTAAAGAATTTGCAAACCCGGTAAAATATTGTGCGAAGTGGTGGAGACCGCAGATGGAAAGCATTTTACAAATTAAAAGAGGCAATCGGATCTTGGAAGGAAACGTGACGTACGAGGAAGGGGATTTGATCGAGGCCGTCTTTCCCTGTCAGGTGGATGTGACGGTGGGCGATCAGCTCCCTTGCTTGCTGGCCACGGACTACGATACGATCAGCAATTTTGAAGCGGTAGTCGTAGCCAAGGAAAGCAATCGTCTCTTCCTGTTCCATTCGCCCACGATTGTCGAGTTTCGCGAGCAACGGCGCCGTTATCCGCGGTTTGACATGGATGTAAAAGGATGGATTCAGTATCCCACGCAAGAGCCGGACTCGCTTTTTTCCGTGTACAGCCAGATGGTTGATCTGGTCAATTTGAGTCTGGGAGGACTGGCGTTTCGCTCTGACAAGCCCGTCCCCGAGGAGCAGCCCATCCATTTTTCAGTCGAGTTGTACGGGCGCAACAGGCCGGATGGCGTGATCAAGACGGAGCTCAAGGTCATCCACGAGAGGACACAGGGCTCGCATTATTTGTTCGGATGTACGATTCAGGCGATCAACGCCAGACACTTCCACAACCTGCGCAAATACCTCTTGCAGCGGCAAATCGAGGAGCGCAGAAAAGTCAAAGTATAAAGAGACACATCCTGAGGAATTGGTTCGATGAGGGCCAATTTTTTTGTTTGCCAAAAACGCGAAAGGGTATAGCCAAAGTCACGCCAGGAAAATGCTGCCGGAGTCGCACCGGCAAAGCAGCAAGAAAGGAAGCCGTCCGACGGGCAGGAACGTGCGTCGCGACGCTTACTTGATTGGAAATGTTCTGTGATAATAAAATGGAAGCAACATGCAGCGTATCGTTAGAGTAATTAATCAGATCAAAAACAATTATGCTGCCCCTCTTCATATCGAAGAGTTAGCGCATTCCATTCATATGAGCCCTGCGTCGCTATTCCGCCATTTCAAAGCAGTGGCCGCAATGAGTCCTCTACAATATCAAAAGAAGATCCGGCTTCTGGAGGCAAGGCGTCTTTTATTATCAGAAACGATAGATGCAGCTGAAGCAGGATTTAGAGTTGGCTATGAGAGCCCGTCTCAGTTCAGTCGTGAATATAGAAGAATGTTTGGATTGCCTCCCGTCAGCGATATCAAACAATTACAGAGTTCCCTGCAAAAGTGAAAAAAATGAATCATACTTCACATACACCGATACCCTTCGCAATCACAGAATTCTGATAAACAACAAAGATCTGTTCATTCGCTATTACACTAACCACAGATATCAATGGGAACGCAAAAAGATGACTCCTGTGCAGACAGGAATCATCTTTTGTCAGCAGCCTAAACTTCAAGTCCCTTAATATAGGCTCTGTTAAACATACTTGTTGCGGGAGCGGCCAGGACTTTATCCGGCCTGCCTCGAAACGCCGTGTTCTTTGGCCCTCCGCGCTCCCCAGATAGCCCGTTGGAACAGCAGGGCAAAGGCGCCGATCGCCGCGATGGCGAAACCTACCGCCAGGAAGGCGGGGCTGGGACTCCATGCTGTCATCAGCCAGCCGCCCAGGAGCGGGGCCATGATAAACGTCGCGCTGGTCAGCGAGTCGATAATCCCGCGGACTCTCCCGAGTGCTTCCGGCGGGGTTTCCTTTTGCACGAGGTAATTGCTGCCGACCGTCGTCAGCCCGGTGCCGACCCCGCCGAACAAAGCGGCGACAAGCAGCCAATACCGGCTTTCCGCCGGCTCATACAGGGCGATCCACGCAAAGCAGACGCCGATCAGGAAGACGCCGCTGCCCAGTATCCAGCCGTACGAGCGCAGCTCGCGGAGACGGTGCAGCCACGTGATGGTGCACAAGGCGCCGAAGCCGATAACGCTGACCGTATAGCCGACCATTTCCGGATGGCGGGGGAGTTTTTCCCGAAAGATAACCGGCAACTGCGCGTCCGCCAGCTGGATCGCCATCATGGCGCACAGGGAAAAGATTGTACTGAGCAAAAGGATCCGGTTTTGCAAAAAGACTGCCCAGCCTTCCCGCCACGATTCATGAAGCGGGACGGCTTTTTGGCGGAGGCGTGCAGAAGCCTGGGCAGTCCGCCTGTCGGCATGCCGAATCGTCAGGAGCAGGACAGCGGAAAGCAAGAAGCTGCCGGCATTGATCATGAGGCAGACGGCAGGTGCATAAAACGCCGCGACGATGCCGCCGACCAAGGGGCCGATCAGCTTGCCCGCCTGCATGACGGCCCCGTTCAGGGAGGTCGCCTGCATGAGCTGCAGCTCTGGTACGACCTGCCGCGTCAACGTCTGCTGGGCAGGATCGTTGAACACCGAGGCGCATGAACGCAAGGCGATGACCAGCAAAAACGAGGCAGGATCGGGCATGGCAAGCAGAAGCAGGGTGGAGCCTGCCTGTACGACATCCATGACGATCATCAGCCTGACCTTGTCTACGCGGTCGGCCAGCACTCCCGCGACCTGCCCCAGGACGATCCCGGGCGCAGCGTAAGCGATCGGCAAAAGCGCCATCGTCATCGGATCAGCCTGCCAGACGAAGCCGAGCAAGATCGACACCGCAATAAAATCGAACCAGTCGCCGAGCGTAGACAGTCCGTAGGCAAAGAACAATATGCGAAAGGTTTTGTTTTCCCTGAGCATTTTGAATCCCTCCGTCGAAAGTTTCTCCTTCGATGATAAGAGGGATTTGTCAGAGGAATATCAAACGGCTCTTGCGACGAGGGAGAGGATCGATCTCTCGAGTTCCCCCAGCCGGTACTCGGCTTTCAGCTCTGACCACAGCTTATCGTATTTTCGCCGCCATTCTTCATCGCAGGCGAAGGTACGCAGGAAAAACTGGATGGTATGGATTCCGTAGATCAAATGAGGAACGAATTTCGTCGCACGAACGACTTCGATCCCTTCGTCAACCAGCTGCCGCGCCCTCGTGCGCTCTCCCCGCCGGTACAGGCAGATCCCCCGGTAGATGGTGAAGCTGCCCAGTTCACGCTGCATCGGGACCATTTGCAGCTTCTCGGCAGAAAGCCGGAGCAGCTCTTCCGCCTCGTCCAGCCGATCGGACAGGAGCGCGAGCAGAGCCTGTTGGGCTTGCAGGAAGAGGGTAAAGCTGTCGGAGCGGAGGTTCTCCACAATCGGTCGGGCCTTCGCCAACTGCGCTTCGGCTTCCTCGTGCAAACCGGCCATCGCGTACAATCCCACCGCAACGATTTGCATCTCATCGTGAAACAGAGAAGGCATCTGCGCAAAAAGAGGCTCGATCCGTTTAAACAAGCCGAGTGCCTGCAAGGGATCGGTCACCGCCATGTAGTATATATGGAACAGATAAAACAGCTTCTCCGGCATCGGGACGGACGAATTCTCCACAAACCAGGCAAAATTGCCGCGAATAAAATGCAGGTACTTGTCGTAATAAGGATCCAGGGAAAACCCGAGCACGTCCTGATTGGCGGCCAGCGTCTGCATGGCAGCGCCCATCCCCATGCCGTGATACGTCTCCAGCAGTCTGCGGAGGTGGTCAGAGAAGTCGCGATTGAGGTCTGACGGCTTGGGCGGCTGATACTGCTTCCACGTCAGCCGGTACCCCACTCCGCGCACGGTATCGATGGTAAACAGATGCGACCATTTGTGCAGCTTGCGGCGCAGCCGGTAGATGTGGTCGTCGACGGTCCGGTCTGTCGGGTCCTCGAGCGGCCACACCCGGTCCAGCAGTTCTTCCCGGGAAAACGTCCGGTTTCTCCAGGTGAACAAATAGTGGAGCAAGGCGTATTCCTTCGGCAACAAAGTAACGGTCTCATCGGCGTAATGGACCTGAAACGACTCGTCGGACCATGAGATCATCCCCATTTGAATGACTCCTCACGCAAATCGTATTTTTTCATCTTGTTGTACAACGTTCCGCGCGAGATGCCGAGCAGCTCGGCCGCCGCCTTTTTGTTGCCGTACGTGCGTGCCAGTGCGGCTGCGATGCGCTCTCGCTCCGATGCTGCCGGAGCAGGCGCGGGGAAGAAGGGCGCTCCCGCCTGCGGCCCAGAGGCATGGCTGGCGGACGGTGGCGCTGCTTGCAGTGGAAAGGCGGCCGATGGAAAGCCTCTGCCCGACTCTGCCGCGTGCTGCGAGCGGATGGCCGACGGAAGATGCTCCGGCTGAATCGCGCCGTTTTCCTGCAGGATGGACAATCGCTCGATGACGTTGCGCAGCTGGCGAATGTTGCCCGGCCAGCTGTAATCGAACAGCGCCTGCATGACCTCGGGAGCGATCCGGGGAACGGGCTGCTCATGGATCACGGAGTACTCCTGAATGAATATTTGCACGAGCTCCGGAAGGTCCTCCCGCCGTTCACGCAGCGGCGGAATTTCCAGGGAAAAGACGTTGAGCCGGTAGTAGAGATCTTCACGAAATCTTCCGTCTGCCACCATCTGCTCCAGCTGGCGGTTCGTGGCAGCGACGATCCGCGTGTTGACGGTGATCGGTTCCGTTCCGCCCACGCGGTAAAATTGCTTCTCCTGCAGAGCGCGCAGCAGCTTGACCTGCAGCTCCAGGGGAAGCTCCCCGATTTCATCGAGAAACAAGGTGCCGCCGTGCGCCAGCTCCAGCTTTCCGGGCTTTCCTTTCTTCTCGGCGCCGGTGAAGGCCCCTCCCTGGTAGCCGAACAGCTCGCTCTCAAACAAGGCCGCCGGGATGGCTCCGCAGTTGATGGCGATAAATGGCTTTTCCCGTCGCCGGCTCGCCTGATGGATCGCCTTGGCAAACAGCTCCTTGCCTACGCCGCTCTCCCCGTAGATCAGCACGGTCGCGTCGGTCTGTGCCACTTTTTGCGCGGACGAGATGGCCGACTGGATGGAGGCCGAATGCCCCTTGATCGCGTAGAACGGATCGTCCGCAGCCTGGAAGCGGCTCATTTCCTGCTGCAGCGTGTGCAGATGGGCGGTCGTGTGGGCCAGCTCCTCATTGAGTCTGACGAGCTCGGTGATGTCCTGCTCGATGGAAATCGCCCCGATGATATCGCCCTCGAGCAGAATCGGAGCGGCATTGATCAGCACGTGGCTGTCCGGTCGGGGAATGTGGTATACGCGATGGACGGACGTCCCTTGGCGCAGAGCGTCCAGCAGGCGGATCGATTCGCTGGCGAAGTGCTCGTCCAGCGCAGTCCCGAGCACCCCGGCACGATCGATCTCGTAGATCTTTTCCGCCGCCCGGTTCCAGTACTGGACGACATTGCGCGAGTCGACGATCGTCACGGCTTCGCTCATCGTATCCATCAGGGTCCCCAGCAGAACCGACTGGTTTTGCGTCAGGGCGAGAAACGCAGCAAGAAGCTGGCCGGGCGTGATGATGCCTGTCGGAGTGCCATCGTCGTCGACAGTCACGAGGGCGGGGATCTCCGCATCGTTCGCCGCAAGGGCCAGTTGCTTGCTGATCTCATCCAGTGTCGTGCGCTGATTCACTGCAATGGCCCTCACGCTCTGCGCCCCGTTTTGCCACACACCTTCCGTTTCGCCCGCGCGTATTGTGATAGCGTCAGGATTGACCGGAGCGGCCAGCGAGGACACTTCCCCCCCGAGAGAAAATAGCGGTTTCAAACAATCACTCCCCATCCAAACGAATTGTAGGACTCATCCCTGTCTGATCTTCAGTAGTTTCTAGTCAAAAGTGTACAAGAATAGACACAAGCTGTACATATGTGTTTAATCTCTTTTGCTGTTTTGGGCCCGCTTTCGAGAATGAACAGGCAACTTTCTGATACGAATGAGAAATGTCCAGTTTCTTTTGGAGAAAAATTATTTTGGCACGGATTGTGCTAGAAGAAGGGAGCAGAGTACGTTGAGGAGGAGACAGTCAACGATGGAACAAGCGATGAAGGATTTCTTTTTATTCTTATCCAAAAACAAAACGCTGAACGCGGCCGCGAAAAAATGGGGATTGCGCTTTGGAGCGAGCCGTTTCGTATCGGGAGAAACCATTGCGGAGGCGATCAAGGCCGTCCGCGAGTTGAATCAGAAGGGCCTGGTCTGCACGCTGGACCATTTGGGCGAGTTCGTCTTCAGCGTAGAGGAAGCGAACGAATCGGCCGACTATTGCATCAAGACGCTGGAGGCGATCCACCAATCCGGCGTAGACTGCAACCTGTCGCTGAAAATGACTTCGCTCGGTCTCGACATCAGCCGCGATCTGTGCATGAGCAATATGCGGCGCATTCTG
Proteins encoded:
- a CDS encoding TAXI family TRAP transporter solute-binding subunit; this translates as MKKRSLLLSLTLLLTMSLVTACGGGGGSAQGGQGGNASGGSNDPSQLIIATGGTGGTYYPLGGGMAEQITKNAGITATAQATGASAENIRLLRDKKADIAFTQNDIAEYASKGTNMFEQDGKIESFQALGALYDETIQIVVAKDSNIKSVADLKGKRVSVGAPGSGTEMNAKQILEAYGLTFEDTQLQRLSFADSSKAIQDGQLDAAFQTAGTPTAAITELAATTGVKIIPIDADKIDAIIAKYPFYVKTTVPANTYQTVPEEVTTVSVKSMLVIRADLSEDLVYKVTKAIFENTDKLGHAKAKEIKMDSVLSGVSLPVHPGAKKYFDEKGVK
- a CDS encoding sensor histidine kinase — encoded protein: MRENFYILLVMLLTVPIAGELKFHPFQDDFRISFGTTAFFFLLLWLRPSFIAGLLTGATVVLFRILLDWMSLDAFDFVRSFHSHLPAFFFYATFAGLFSLFRVNRFHHLPLWVGLLGTAAEIGANLVELSFRSSSWGSVLHLSVIGPIAAIALIRSFFVLSFFNIIQLRQAKWMESQQRNRNERILMLISNLYEESVHLKKTLQQVEDITRDCYDLYRKIKEQVPDGWGDGFSKQALSIAGQVHEVKKDNQRIYAGLSKLISDQNERDYMAMGELIAVTVRAHEKYARLLGKTIRFEAEVAAPYLACHIYTTLSLLNNLVANAVEAIQDKGTVSIRASLSESRQWIQFSVSDDGPGIQVKDRELLFMPGFTTKYDVSGKPSTGIGLCYVKEVIDNLQGHIDISDEREGRGTCFLLRLPIASLVQKG
- a CDS encoding response regulator, whose amino-acid sequence is MRYFITDDDPAVRSMLAHIIEDADLGEVCGEAEDGSQIDRDFLEWKRADILLIDLLMPNRDGIETVRQLQDYSGKIVMISQIESKEMIAEAYSLGIEYYITKPVNRLEVISVLQKVRERILLQQSIEGIQRSLSVLSGHAAAPKKEPVYKEQSIGSSARFLLTELGVISEAGSRDLLDMMEYLHRWEKGKAPEDSFPSLKEIFQRVAASKLGTENAALVQKEVKAAEQRVRRAIYQALTHLASLGLTDYSNPKFETYAATFFDFTEVRKRMRELESQQESALSNAKINTKKFMFVLYMESKRRLG
- a CDS encoding tetraprenyl-beta-curcumene synthase family protein; the protein is MSELRNPWQLLYRVYRHVLPVLEREFAAWYQRAQAIPNPELRKQALDSMNTKKFHCQGGSVYAAQVVPFVETVVPLIVAYQTISDYLDNLCDRSTSLDPEDFRQLHVSMQDALTPGAPLRDYYQYREDKDDGGYLAALVETCQKHAARLPGYAKIQAKVVEFSCLYSDLQVYKHIAPQLREGELLRWWGKYQERYDELYWQEFAAVTGSTIGIFALFCLATQPDVPDEQIRRVSEAYFPWMCGLHILLDYLIDLEEDRLGGDLNFVSYYESERDATERLQYFMKQAKASVRRLPNPSFHRMIVDGLIAFYLADRKVNRSQPRIYTIAKQLLKQAKGLPSILFYVNSLLVRR
- a CDS encoding DUF5325 family protein, with protein sequence MNRYQMVTLALAICVTACLIGVGIAIGEKSPLGILGCIIVAFSLMGYGFSYKRKHLR
- a CDS encoding PilZ domain-containing protein; this encodes MESILQIKRGNRILEGNVTYEEGDLIEAVFPCQVDVTVGDQLPCLLATDYDTISNFEAVVVAKESNRLFLFHSPTIVEFREQRRRYPRFDMDVKGWIQYPTQEPDSLFSVYSQMVDLVNLSLGGLAFRSDKPVPEEQPIHFSVELYGRNRPDGVIKTELKVIHERTQGSHYLFGCTIQAINARHFHNLRKYLLQRQIEERRKVKV
- a CDS encoding MFS transporter is translated as MLRENKTFRILFFAYGLSTLGDWFDFIAVSILLGFVWQADPMTMALLPIAYAAPGIVLGQVAGVLADRVDKVRLMIVMDVVQAGSTLLLLAMPDPASFLLVIALRSCASVFNDPAQQTLTRQVVPELQLMQATSLNGAVMQAGKLIGPLVGGIVAAFYAPAVCLMINAGSFLLSAVLLLTIRHADRRTAQASARLRQKAVPLHESWREGWAVFLQNRILLLSTIFSLCAMMAIQLADAQLPVIFREKLPRHPEMVGYTVSVIGFGALCTITWLHRLRELRSYGWILGSGVFLIGVCFAWIALYEPAESRYWLLVAALFGGVGTGLTTVGSNYLVQKETPPEALGRVRGIIDSLTSATFIMAPLLGGWLMTAWSPSPAFLAVGFAIAAIGAFALLFQRAIWGARRAKEHGVSRQAG
- a CDS encoding winged helix-turn-helix domain-containing protein; amino-acid sequence: MGMISWSDESFQVHYADETVTLLPKEYALLHYLFTWRNRTFSREELLDRVWPLEDPTDRTVDDHIYRLRRKLHKWSHLFTIDTVRGVGYRLTWKQYQPPKPSDLNRDFSDHLRRLLETYHGMGMGAAMQTLAANQDVLGFSLDPYYDKYLHFIRGNFAWFVENSSVPMPEKLFYLFHIYYMAVTDPLQALGLFKRIEPLFAQMPSLFHDEMQIVAVGLYAMAGLHEEAEAQLAKARPIVENLRSDSFTLFLQAQQALLALLSDRLDEAEELLRLSAEKLQMVPMQRELGSFTIYRGICLYRRGERTRARQLVDEGIEVVRATKFVPHLIYGIHTIQFFLRTFACDEEWRRKYDKLWSELKAEYRLGELERSILSLVARAV
- a CDS encoding sigma 54-interacting transcriptional regulator, which encodes MKPLFSLGGEVSSLAAPVNPDAITIRAGETEGVWQNGAQSVRAIAVNQRTTLDEISKQLALAANDAEIPALVTVDDDGTPTGIITPGQLLAAFLALTQNQSVLLGTLMDTMSEAVTIVDSRNVVQYWNRAAEKIYEIDRAGVLGTALDEHFASESIRLLDALRQGTSVHRVYHIPRPDSHVLINAAPILLEGDIIGAISIEQDITELVRLNEELAHTTAHLHTLQQEMSRFQAADDPFYAIKGHSASIQSAISSAQKVAQTDATVLIYGESGVGKELFAKAIHQASRRREKPFIAINCGAIPAALFESELFGYQGGAFTGAEKKGKPGKLELAHGGTLFLDEIGELPLELQVKLLRALQEKQFYRVGGTEPITVNTRIVAATNRQLEQMVADGRFREDLYYRLNVFSLEIPPLRERREDLPELVQIFIQEYSVIHEQPVPRIAPEVMQALFDYSWPGNIRQLRNVIERLSILQENGAIQPEHLPSAIRSQHAAESGRGFPSAAFPLQAAPPSASHASGPQAGAPFFPAPAPAASERERIAAALARTYGNKKAAAELLGISRGTLYNKMKKYDLREESFKWG